The genomic stretch CTATTCCCTCACCTGTTTCAGGATCTGGTCCACGACCTGATCCACAGTGTGGGCCGTTGTGTCCACCTGCCAATCGGCCTGGGCATAGGCATGCGCCCGACTTTCCAGGAGCCCCCGTAAACGCCCGAGTCTCTCCCCGGGCTCGACCTGCATCAAAGGCCGGTGTTGAGACCGCCCCAAGCGCTCGAGCAGAACCTCCTCGGAGGCCGACAAACAAACAACCTTTCCGAGGCTGCGCAGCTTTTCGCGATTGGATGGATCCACAAAAGCACCGCCTCCAGTGGCGATCACTTTTTTCCGGCTGCCTTGGAGTGATTCAATGACCTCGCGCTCCACTCGCCGGAAATAGGGTTCTCCTTCTTGCTCAAAAATCTCCGGGATGGTCCGCCCCTCCCGGGTCTCAATCTCTTCATCGGTTTCAACAAAGGACCATTCGAGGCGCGCTGCAAGCGCGCGCCCCACAACGCTCTTACCCGTCCCCATGAACCCGGTTAAAACAATATTCAAAACTTCTTCACCTGCTCAACATAAGCATTTTGGTTGCGCCGGACTTCTTCCAGACTGTCCCCGCCGAATTTCTCCAGGAAAGCGGCGGCCAAAACAAAGCTCACGGCTGCCTCGGCGATCACTCCGGCCGCGGGCACTGCGCAGACATCGGAACGCTCCACCGTGGCCTCAAAGGCTTCCTTGCTTTGGATATCCACGGAGGCCAAGGGCTTGAGCAGAGTAGAGATAGGCTTCATATAACCCCGCACCACAATAGGCTCCCCTGTAGACATACCTCCCTCAATCCCCCCGCATCTGTTCGTCTTTCGGTAAAACCCGCGCTGGGCCGAATAAAAAATCTCGTCGTGCACCGCACTGCCGCGCTCGGCTGCCGCACTGACACCCGCCC from Candidatus Omnitrophota bacterium encodes the following:
- a CDS encoding shikimate kinase; translation: MNIVLTGFMGTGKSVVGRALAARLEWSFVETDEEIETREGRTIPEIFEQEGEPYFRRVEREVIESLQGSRKKVIATGGGAFVDPSNREKLRSLGKVVCLSASEEVLLERLGRSQHRPLMQVEPGERLGRLRGLLESRAHAYAQADWQVDTTAHTVDQVVDQILKQVRE